Proteins encoded in a region of the Geobacillus genomosp. 3 genome:
- a CDS encoding cysteine desulfurase family protein: MQRIYLDHAATSPVHPDVAAGMVHWMTEQFGNPSSIHYFGRQSRRALDEARATIARSLGAKETEIVFTSGGTEADNLAIIGTATANRSRGRHVVTTAIEHHAVLRACEYLERQGFDVTYLPVDEQGLVSVDDVKAVLRDETILVSIMFANNEIGTIQPVREIGALLRDHPAYFHTDAVQAYGLIPIDVNEYGIDLLSLSGHKINGPKGSGALYVRETVKITPLLFGGEQERKRRAGTENVPGMIGLAQAAEIVERTRDEKRRQYAAWREAMLDVFRSSGIDYTVNGSPDGLPHILNVAFPGTNVESLLVNLDLAGIAASSGSACTAGSIDPSHVLVAMCGKESDRIRSSVRFSFGLGNTKEQIERAAEETVNIVKRLTDR; the protein is encoded by the coding sequence GTGCAACGGATTTATTTGGACCATGCCGCCACGTCCCCGGTGCATCCGGATGTGGCGGCCGGCATGGTCCACTGGATGACCGAACAGTTCGGCAACCCATCAAGCATCCATTACTTCGGCCGGCAAAGCCGCCGCGCCCTTGACGAAGCGAGGGCAACTATCGCCCGCAGCCTCGGGGCGAAAGAGACGGAAATTGTATTTACAAGCGGGGGAACAGAAGCCGATAACCTTGCGATCATCGGGACGGCGACGGCCAACCGCAGCCGCGGCCGCCATGTGGTTACGACCGCCATTGAGCATCACGCCGTGCTGCGCGCTTGCGAATATTTAGAAAGGCAAGGATTTGACGTAACGTATTTGCCGGTTGATGAACAAGGGCTCGTATCGGTCGACGATGTAAAAGCCGTGTTGCGCGATGAGACGATTCTCGTTTCAATCATGTTTGCCAACAACGAAATCGGCACGATTCAGCCGGTCCGTGAAATTGGCGCGCTTTTGCGCGATCACCCGGCTTACTTTCATACCGATGCTGTCCAAGCGTACGGGCTTATTCCGATTGATGTCAACGAATACGGCATCGATTTGTTGTCGCTTTCCGGCCATAAAATTAACGGTCCGAAAGGGAGTGGGGCGCTTTATGTCCGGGAAACGGTGAAAATCACCCCGCTTCTGTTCGGCGGCGAACAAGAGCGAAAACGACGGGCCGGGACGGAAAATGTACCCGGCATGATCGGTTTGGCGCAGGCGGCGGAGATTGTGGAGCGGACGAGGGATGAAAAGCGCAGGCAGTACGCGGCTTGGCGCGAGGCGATGCTTGACGTTTTCCGCTCTTCAGGCATCGACTATACGGTCAACGGCAGTCCGGACGGTTTGCCGCATATTTTAAATGTTGCTTTCCCGGGAACGAACGTCGAATCGCTGCTTGTGAACCTGGACTTAGCCGGTATCGCCGCCTCAAGCGGATCGGCGTGCACGGCCGGATCAATCGACCCGTCACATGTGCTTGTCGCCATGTGTGGAAAGGAGTCCGATCGCATTCGCTCGTCTGTCCGCTTCAGCTTCGGACTTGGCAATACAAAAGAACAAATTGAGCGAGCCGCTGAAGAAACGGTGAACATTGTCAAGCGGCTCACCGACCGGTAA
- the cymR gene encoding cysteine metabolism transcriptional regulator CymR, whose protein sequence is MKISTKGRYGLTIMIELAKKYGDRPISLRSIAKANNLSEHYLEQLVTPLRNAGLVKSIRGAYGGYVLAEHPAKITAGDILRVLEGPLTPVEELEEEEPAKRELWIRIRDAVEEVLDSTTLEDLAKYSDGDEGAYMFYI, encoded by the coding sequence ATGAAAATTTCAACGAAAGGCCGGTACGGGTTGACGATTATGATCGAATTGGCCAAAAAATATGGCGACCGCCCGATTTCGCTTCGTTCGATCGCCAAAGCGAACAATTTATCGGAACATTATTTGGAACAGCTTGTCACACCGCTGCGCAACGCCGGACTCGTCAAAAGCATCCGCGGGGCGTATGGCGGTTATGTGCTTGCCGAGCATCCGGCGAAAATTACCGCCGGCGATATTTTGCGCGTGCTTGAAGGGCCGCTCACTCCGGTCGAGGAGCTTGAAGAGGAGGAGCCGGCGAAGCGCGAGCTATGGATCCGCATCCGTGATGCGGTCGAGGAAGTGCTCGACAGCACAACATTGGAAGATTTGGCGAAGTATAGCGACGGGGATGAAGGGGCATATATGTTTTATATTTGA
- a CDS encoding YczE/YyaS/YitT family protein, whose amino-acid sequence MTHTYIPWLRWSIYFAGLLVMSFGIVLTIKADVGCAPWDVLHIGLQRQFGLTIGAWSIIVGVGVLAVSALLVRRLPRLGAFLNMVTVGILIDVWMMIPQLKTPEWPLEQYAMLMTGIIVSGYGMGLYISAGVGAGPRDSLMLALTELTKWKVAYIRIGMETLVLLVGWLLGGPVSFGTLLFCVTIGSVAGLALPQCRKMTGRLLGTTSVHVQGVSR is encoded by the coding sequence ATGACCCATACTTATATCCCATGGCTGCGGTGGAGCATTTACTTTGCCGGGTTGCTCGTCATGTCGTTTGGGATCGTGTTGACGATTAAAGCTGACGTCGGCTGTGCGCCATGGGATGTGCTTCATATCGGCCTGCAGCGACAATTTGGTTTGACGATCGGCGCATGGTCGATCATTGTCGGGGTGGGGGTGCTCGCGGTTTCCGCCCTGCTCGTAAGGCGGCTGCCGCGGCTTGGCGCCTTTTTGAATATGGTGACAGTTGGGATTTTGATCGATGTGTGGATGATGATTCCCCAGCTGAAAACACCAGAATGGCCGCTCGAACAATATGCAATGTTAATGACGGGCATCATCGTGTCCGGTTATGGCATGGGGCTATACATTTCCGCCGGTGTCGGCGCCGGTCCGCGCGACAGTTTAATGCTCGCCCTGACCGAGTTGACTAAATGGAAGGTGGCGTACATTCGCATTGGAATGGAAACGCTCGTGTTGCTTGTCGGCTGGCTGCTTGGTGGTCCGGTGTCGTTCGGCACGCTTCTTTTTTGTGTGACGATCGGCTCGGTCGCCGGTCTGGCGCTGCCGCAATGCCGGAAAATGACCGGCCGCCTGCTCGGGACGACGAGCGTTCATGTGCAAGGGGTAAGCCGTTAG
- a CDS encoding replication-associated recombination protein A gives MQHTTEPLAVRMRPQTIDDIVGQAHIIGPGTPLYKMIKKGYVPSLLLYGEPGTGKTSLAYAIARTAGRELIAINATSSGKKEIEEAAEAARWSGNVILFIDEIHRLNKAQQDVLLPHMESGLVTLIGATTENPFHEVNPAIRSRCGQIQQLKRIPPADLLVILKRALADPERGVGAKPVVIDEALLWRIAEAAGGDARAALSLLEAAVAAADERDGRLYIDEDIVASCTANRGFIHDRYGDHYYSLLSAFQKSVRGSDADAALHYLARLLEGGDLAAVCRRLLVIAYEDIGLANPMAGVKVQAAVEAAERIGLPEARIPLAVVTIELCLSPKSNSAYKALDAALADVRAGKLGEIPDHLKDAHYKGAAVLGHGKGYLYPHDYPNGWVAQAYLPSVLEGVRYYEPKEHGEEKYYAKVYRRLRQLSQENHVES, from the coding sequence ATGCAACATACGACGGAACCGCTCGCGGTGCGGATGCGGCCGCAGACGATTGATGACATCGTCGGACAGGCGCATATCATCGGACCCGGGACACCGCTTTATAAAATGATTAAAAAAGGGTATGTGCCGTCGCTATTGCTTTACGGGGAGCCGGGGACGGGGAAGACGTCGCTCGCTTATGCCATCGCCCGCACCGCCGGGCGGGAATTGATTGCCATTAACGCGACATCGTCCGGGAAAAAGGAGATCGAAGAGGCGGCCGAAGCGGCGCGATGGTCGGGCAACGTCATTTTGTTCATCGATGAAATCCATCGGCTAAATAAAGCGCAGCAAGATGTGCTGCTTCCACACATGGAATCCGGGCTGGTGACACTGATTGGGGCGACGACCGAAAATCCATTTCATGAGGTGAATCCCGCGATCCGCAGCCGGTGCGGGCAAATTCAGCAGTTAAAGCGGATTCCGCCGGCTGATTTACTCGTGATTTTAAAACGGGCGCTCGCTGACCCGGAACGCGGCGTTGGAGCGAAGCCGGTGGTCATCGATGAGGCGCTGTTATGGCGCATTGCCGAGGCGGCCGGCGGGGATGCACGCGCCGCGCTCTCGCTCCTTGAGGCGGCAGTCGCCGCTGCTGATGAACGCGACGGCCGCCTGTATATTGATGAGGATATCGTTGCCTCATGCACCGCCAACCGCGGCTTTATTCATGATCGATACGGGGATCATTATTACTCGCTATTGTCTGCGTTTCAAAAAAGCGTACGCGGCAGCGATGCCGATGCTGCGCTTCATTATTTGGCGCGTCTGCTTGAAGGCGGGGATTTAGCGGCTGTCTGCCGGCGGCTGCTCGTCATCGCCTACGAAGATATCGGGCTTGCCAACCCGATGGCGGGAGTGAAAGTGCAGGCGGCAGTGGAAGCGGCGGAGCGGATCGGGCTGCCGGAGGCGCGCATTCCGCTTGCCGTTGTGACGATTGAGCTTTGTTTGAGCCCAAAATCAAACAGCGCCTACAAGGCGCTCGATGCCGCGCTGGCTGACGTGCGCGCCGGCAAGCTTGGCGAGATTCCGGACCATTTAAAAGATGCCCATTATAAAGGAGCGGCTGTGCTTGGACACGGGAAAGGGTATTTATATCCGCACGATTATCCAAATGGGTGGGTGGCCCAAGCTTACTTGCCATCCGTTCTTGAAGGCGTTCGCTATTACGAACCGAAAGAGCATGGCGAGGAAAAGTATTATGCCAAAGTGTACCGACGGCTCCGGCAGTTGAGTCAAGAGAACCATGTTGAGTCGTGA
- a CDS encoding RsfA family transcriptional regulator — MKTRQDAWSHEEDVLLAETVLQYIREGKTQLAAFEEVGRQLHRTAAACGFRWNAEVRKRHLEAIEQAKKQRKERKRALEMMKKWQKEANAITFASSDATQTAQGSSSFLPAAPLTLDQCISFLQTLQRDAEQLEAVRQENERLKRERAEWQAHNERLAQKLERLEARQTTVQEDYEALVKIMARARQLASEEGERLSLAQLLLAETDEQSEPMAHS; from the coding sequence ATGAAGACAAGACAGGATGCATGGTCACACGAAGAAGATGTACTGCTCGCCGAAACGGTGCTGCAATACATACGCGAAGGAAAGACTCAACTTGCCGCCTTCGAAGAGGTCGGAAGACAGCTGCACCGGACAGCGGCGGCATGCGGATTCCGTTGGAACGCCGAAGTGCGGAAACGGCATCTTGAAGCCATCGAGCAGGCGAAGAAGCAACGAAAAGAGCGGAAACGGGCGTTAGAGATGATGAAAAAATGGCAAAAAGAAGCGAACGCTATAACATTCGCCTCTTCCGATGCAACCCAGACCGCCCAAGGGTCATCCTCATTTCTCCCGGCCGCTCCGTTGACGCTCGACCAATGCATTTCCTTTTTGCAAACGCTGCAGCGCGATGCGGAACAGTTGGAAGCCGTCCGTCAAGAAAACGAGCGGTTAAAACGGGAACGAGCCGAATGGCAAGCGCACAATGAGCGGTTGGCGCAAAAATTGGAGCGCTTGGAGGCGCGCCAAACGACTGTCCAAGAAGATTACGAGGCGCTTGTCAAAATTATGGCCCGCGCCCGCCAGCTTGCTTCTGAAGAAGGCGAGCGCCTTTCCCTCGCCCAACTGCTTCTTGCCGAAACGGACGAACAAAGCGAACCGATGGCCCATTCATAA
- a CDS encoding tRNA threonylcarbamoyladenosine dehydratase: MLHQFSRNELAIGSEGLGKLKNATVAVLGVGGVGSFAVEALARSGVGRLVLVDRDNVDITNINRQIHALLSTIGRPKVELMKERIADINPECEVIALQMFYTEETYEQFFAYNLDFVVDASDTIMYKVHLMKQCLERGIPIISSMGAANKMDPTRFRIADISKTHTDPIAKVIRAKLRKEGIRRGIPVVFSDEKPVKIREDVRQVVGNDASPIRKAKMPPSSNAFVPSVAGLIMASYVVNELLKDIPIARVGE, from the coding sequence ATGCTTCATCAATTTTCTCGCAATGAACTGGCAATTGGTTCAGAAGGGCTTGGAAAGTTAAAAAATGCCACCGTCGCGGTGCTCGGGGTTGGCGGTGTCGGGTCATTCGCCGTTGAGGCGCTTGCCCGTTCCGGTGTCGGCCGGTTGGTGCTCGTGGATCGTGACAATGTCGATATTACCAACATTAACCGCCAAATTCACGCCTTGTTGTCGACGATCGGCCGTCCGAAAGTCGAGCTGATGAAAGAGCGCATCGCCGACATTAACCCGGAGTGCGAGGTCATCGCCTTGCAAATGTTTTATACGGAAGAGACGTATGAGCAATTTTTCGCTTATAACTTGGATTTTGTCGTCGATGCATCCGATACGATCATGTATAAAGTCCATTTAATGAAACAATGTCTGGAGCGCGGCATCCCGATCATTTCAAGCATGGGGGCGGCGAATAAAATGGATCCGACCCGTTTCCGCATTGCCGACATTTCCAAAACGCACACGGATCCGATTGCCAAAGTGATCCGGGCCAAACTGCGCAAAGAAGGGATTCGTCGCGGCATCCCGGTCGTCTTTTCCGACGAGAAGCCGGTGAAAATCCGCGAGGATGTCCGCCAGGTCGTCGGCAATGACGCTTCACCGATCCGCAAGGCGAAAATGCCGCCGTCATCGAACGCGTTTGTTCCATCTGTAGCCGGACTCATTATGGCGTCCTACGTGGTCAATGAATTATTAAAAGATATCCCGATTGCCCGTGTCGGGGAATAA
- the aspS gene encoding aspartate--tRNA ligase, with amino-acid sequence MKRTYYCGEVPEAAAGERVVLKGWVQKRRDLGGLVFIDLRDRTGVVQVVASPDVSAEALATAERVRSEYVLSVEGTVVARAPETVNPNIATGRIEIQAERIDIINEAKTPPFAISDDTDAAEDVRLKYRYLDLRRPIMFQTLALRHKVTKAVRDFLDGERFLEVETPMLTKSTPEGARDYLVPSRVHPGEFYALPQSPQIFKQLLMVGGFERYYQIARCFRDEDLRADRQPEFTQIDIEMSFISQEDIIDLTERMMAAVVKAAKGIDIPRPFPRMTYDEAMSRYGSDKPDVRFGLELVDVSEAVRRSSFQVFVRAVEQGGQVKAINVKGAASRYSRKDIDALAEFASRYGAKGLAWLKAENGELKGPIAKFFNADEQTALRQLLAVEEGDLLLFVADKKAVVAAALGALRLKLGKELGLVDETRLAFLWITDWPLLEYDEEEGRYYAAHHPFTMPVRDDIPLLETNPGAVRAQAYDLVLNGYELGGGSLRIFERDVQEKMFRTLGFSDEEARRQFGFLLEAFEYGTPPHGGIALGLDRLVMLLAGRTNLRDTIAFPKTASASCLLTEAPGPVSEKQLEELHLTVVPSDRE; translated from the coding sequence ATGAAGCGAACGTATTATTGCGGCGAAGTGCCGGAAGCGGCGGCCGGCGAGCGTGTCGTATTGAAAGGCTGGGTGCAAAAACGCCGCGACTTGGGCGGGCTTGTTTTCATCGATTTGCGCGATCGGACGGGCGTTGTTCAAGTCGTCGCCAGCCCGGACGTCTCGGCTGAGGCGCTGGCGACAGCAGAGCGCGTGCGGAGCGAATATGTATTAAGCGTCGAAGGGACGGTCGTCGCCCGCGCGCCGGAGACGGTCAACCCAAACATCGCGACCGGCCGCATTGAAATCCAGGCTGAGCGAATTGACATCATTAACGAGGCGAAAACGCCCCCGTTTGCCATTTCTGACGACACGGATGCGGCGGAAGACGTCCGTTTAAAATATCGGTATTTGGATTTGCGCCGCCCGATCATGTTCCAAACGCTTGCGCTTCGCCATAAGGTGACGAAAGCGGTGCGCGATTTTTTGGATGGCGAGCGTTTTTTGGAAGTCGAGACGCCGATGTTGACGAAAAGCACGCCGGAAGGGGCACGCGACTACTTGGTGCCAAGCCGTGTCCACCCGGGCGAATTTTACGCGCTGCCGCAGTCGCCGCAAATTTTTAAGCAGCTGTTGATGGTCGGCGGTTTCGAACGCTATTACCAGATCGCCCGCTGCTTCCGCGATGAAGACTTGCGTGCCGACCGCCAGCCGGAGTTTACGCAAATTGACATCGAAATGTCGTTTATCAGCCAAGAAGATATTATCGATTTAACAGAGCGGATGATGGCGGCGGTCGTGAAAGCGGCTAAAGGGATCGACATTCCGCGCCCGTTCCCGCGCATGACGTATGACGAAGCGATGAGCCGCTACGGCTCGGACAAACCGGATGTGCGCTTTGGCCTTGAACTGGTCGACGTATCGGAAGCTGTCCGTCGCTCTTCTTTTCAAGTGTTCGTCCGTGCTGTTGAGCAAGGTGGCCAAGTGAAGGCGATCAACGTCAAAGGCGCTGCAAGCCGCTATTCGCGCAAAGACATTGACGCGTTAGCGGAGTTTGCCAGCCGCTACGGAGCGAAAGGGCTCGCTTGGCTGAAAGCGGAAAACGGTGAACTGAAAGGGCCGATCGCCAAGTTTTTCAACGCCGACGAGCAAACGGCGCTGCGCCAGCTGCTCGCTGTCGAAGAGGGGGATTTGCTGCTGTTTGTCGCCGATAAAAAGGCGGTTGTCGCCGCCGCCCTCGGCGCATTGCGGTTGAAACTTGGCAAAGAGCTTGGCTTAGTCGATGAAACGAGATTGGCGTTTTTGTGGATCACCGACTGGCCGCTTTTGGAGTATGACGAAGAGGAAGGCCGCTATTACGCTGCCCACCATCCGTTTACGATGCCGGTGCGCGACGATATCCCGCTGCTTGAGACAAACCCAGGCGCCGTCCGCGCGCAGGCGTACGATTTGGTGTTAAACGGTTATGAGCTTGGCGGCGGTTCGCTCCGCATTTTTGAGCGCGATGTGCAAGAAAAAATGTTCCGCACCTTAGGGTTCAGCGATGAAGAAGCGCGCCGCCAGTTTGGTTTCTTGCTTGAGGCGTTTGAATACGGCACCCCGCCCCACGGCGGCATCGCCCTCGGTCTCGATCGGCTTGTTATGCTCTTAGCCGGGCGCACGAACTTGCGCGACACGATCGCTTTCCCGAAAACAGCGAGCGCGAGCTGTCTGCTCACTGAAGCGCCGGGGCCGGTCAGCGAAAAACAGCTCGAGGAACTGCATCTGACCGTTGTGCCCTCCGATCGGGAATAG
- the hisS gene encoding histidine--tRNA ligase, translating to MAFQIPRGTQDLLPGETEKWQYAEQIARDLCRRYGYEEIRTPIFEHTELFLRGVGDTTDIVQKEMYTFEDKGGRALTLRPEGTAPVVRAFVEHKLYGSPSQPVKLYYTGPMFRYERPEAGRFRQFVQFGVEALGSSDPAIDAEVMALAMHIYEALGLKHIRLVINSLGDLDSRRAHREALVRHFSGRIHELCPDCQARLETNPLRILDCKKDRGHELMASAPSILDYLNDESRAYFEKVKQYLTALGIPFVIDARLVRGLDYYNHTTFEIMSEAEGFGAAATLCGGGRYNGLVQEIGGPETPGIGFALSIERLLAALAAEGIELPVRKGIDCYVVAVGERAKDEAVRLVYELRRAGLRADQDYLGRKMKAQLKAADRLGASFVAIIGDEELEKQSAAVKHMASGEQTSVPFGELVTFLIERATREEEK from the coding sequence ATGGCTTTTCAAATTCCGAGAGGGACACAAGACTTGCTGCCAGGCGAGACGGAAAAGTGGCAATATGCCGAACAAATTGCCCGTGATCTTTGCCGCCGGTACGGCTATGAAGAAATCCGGACGCCGATTTTTGAACATACCGAACTGTTTTTGCGCGGTGTTGGCGATACGACCGATATCGTGCAAAAAGAAATGTACACGTTTGAAGATAAAGGCGGCCGGGCGCTGACGCTCCGCCCGGAAGGAACGGCGCCGGTCGTCCGGGCGTTTGTCGAGCATAAGCTGTACGGCAGCCCGAGCCAACCGGTCAAGCTGTATTACACCGGACCGATGTTCCGCTATGAGCGGCCGGAAGCAGGGCGGTTCCGCCAGTTCGTCCAGTTTGGTGTTGAAGCGCTCGGCAGCAGCGATCCGGCGATTGACGCCGAAGTGATGGCGTTAGCGATGCATATTTATGAAGCGCTCGGGCTAAAACACATCCGGTTGGTGATCAACAGTTTAGGTGATTTAGACAGCCGGCGGGCGCACCGCGAAGCGCTCGTCCGCCATTTTTCCGGCCGCATTCATGAGCTGTGCCCGGACTGCCAAGCGCGGCTTGAGACGAATCCGCTCCGCATTCTTGATTGTAAAAAAGACCGCGGCCATGAACTGATGGCGTCAGCGCCGTCGATTTTAGATTATTTGAATGACGAATCGCGCGCGTATTTTGAAAAGGTGAAGCAATATTTGACAGCGCTTGGCATTCCGTTCGTCATCGACGCGCGGCTCGTGCGCGGGCTCGATTATTACAACCATACGACATTTGAAATTATGAGCGAGGCCGAAGGGTTTGGGGCAGCGGCGACCCTTTGCGGCGGCGGGCGCTACAACGGGCTCGTGCAAGAAATCGGCGGCCCGGAAACGCCGGGAATCGGCTTTGCGTTAAGCATTGAGCGCCTTTTGGCGGCGCTTGCGGCAGAAGGGATTGAGCTGCCGGTCCGCAAAGGGATCGACTGCTATGTTGTTGCGGTTGGCGAGCGGGCGAAAGATGAGGCCGTCCGCCTCGTTTATGAATTGCGCCGTGCCGGCCTGCGCGCTGATCAAGATTATTTGGGCCGGAAAATGAAGGCGCAGCTGAAGGCGGCCGACCGTCTTGGCGCGTCGTTTGTCGCCATCATCGGGGATGAGGAGCTCGAAAAACAGTCAGCGGCTGTAAAACATATGGCGAGCGGCGAGCAGACGAGTGTGCCGTTTGGGGAGTTGGTGACCTTTTTAATAGAACGGGCAACGCGGGAGGAGGAAAAATGA
- the ahpF gene encoding alkyl hydroperoxide reductase subunit F produces MLLDADIKAQLAQYLQLMENDIVLTVSAGDDPVSRDLLALVDELTAMSPKIKVEKAKLERTPSFSVNRVGENTGVTFAGVPLGHEFTSLVLALLQVSGRPPKVDEKVMNQIQNLKGTYRFETYVSLTCHNCPDVVQALNVMSVLNPNISHTMIDGAAFKEEVEQKGIMAVPTVFLNGKPFASGRMSLEEILAKLGSTVDASDFANKEPFDVLVVGGGPAGAAAAIYAARKGIRTGIIAERFGGQILDTLGIENFISVKYTEGPKLAASLEEHVKHYNVDIMTLQRAKRLEKKDLIEVELENGAVLKSKTVIIATGARWRNLGVPGEEEFKNKGVAYCPHCDGPLFEGKHVAVIGGGNSGVEAAIDLAGIAKHVTVLEFAPELKADAVLQDRLYSLPNVTVIKNAQTKEITGTDKVNGLTYIDRETGEEHHIELQGVFVQIGLVPNTEWLEGTVERNRIGEIIVDKRSATSVDGVFAAGDCTDSAYKQIIISMGAGATAALSAFDYLIRH; encoded by the coding sequence ATGCTGTTGGATGCTGACATCAAAGCCCAATTGGCCCAGTATCTACAATTAATGGAGAATGATATTGTTTTAACAGTGAGCGCGGGAGACGATCCAGTTTCCCGCGATCTCCTTGCTTTAGTCGATGAATTAACGGCCATGTCGCCGAAAATTAAAGTAGAAAAAGCGAAGCTCGAACGGACGCCGAGCTTCAGCGTCAATCGGGTTGGCGAAAATACGGGCGTCACATTCGCCGGCGTTCCGTTGGGGCATGAGTTTACTTCGCTAGTGCTGGCGTTGCTTCAAGTGAGCGGAAGACCGCCTAAGGTTGACGAGAAAGTTATGAACCAAATTCAAAACCTCAAAGGCACTTATCGTTTTGAAACATACGTCAGCCTAACGTGCCATAACTGCCCGGATGTCGTTCAGGCGTTAAACGTGATGAGCGTATTAAATCCGAACATTTCACATACGATGATCGACGGGGCAGCGTTTAAAGAAGAAGTAGAACAAAAGGGAATTATGGCTGTGCCGACCGTCTTTTTAAATGGCAAGCCGTTTGCAAGCGGCCGCATGTCGCTTGAGGAAATTCTTGCAAAACTCGGAAGCACGGTAGACGCTTCTGACTTTGCCAATAAAGAACCGTTCGATGTGCTCGTTGTCGGCGGCGGTCCGGCCGGGGCTGCGGCGGCGATTTACGCGGCGCGAAAAGGCATTCGCACCGGCATTATTGCTGAGCGGTTTGGCGGACAAATTCTCGATACGCTCGGCATTGAAAACTTTATTAGCGTGAAATACACGGAAGGTCCGAAACTTGCCGCAAGCCTTGAAGAGCATGTGAAACATTATAATGTCGACATCATGACCTTGCAGCGTGCGAAACGGTTGGAAAAGAAGGATCTCATTGAAGTGGAGCTTGAAAACGGCGCCGTGTTAAAAAGCAAAACGGTCATTATCGCGACGGGCGCCCGTTGGCGCAATCTTGGCGTACCAGGCGAGGAAGAGTTCAAAAACAAAGGCGTGGCCTATTGCCCGCATTGCGACGGCCCGCTGTTTGAAGGCAAGCACGTCGCGGTCATCGGCGGCGGCAACTCCGGCGTGGAAGCGGCGATTGACCTCGCCGGCATTGCCAAACATGTGACCGTGCTCGAGTTTGCTCCGGAGTTGAAAGCGGACGCTGTTTTGCAGGATCGGTTGTACAGCTTGCCGAACGTGACGGTCATCAAAAACGCGCAAACGAAAGAAATTACCGGTACAGATAAAGTGAATGGCCTTACGTATATAGACCGGGAAACAGGGGAAGAGCACCATATTGAGTTGCAAGGCGTATTCGTTCAAATCGGTCTCGTGCCGAATACAGAGTGGCTAGAAGGGACGGTTGAACGGAACCGCATCGGTGAAATTATCGTCGATAAACGCAGTGCGACAAGTGTCGACGGCGTCTTTGCCGCGGGCGATTGCACGGATAGCGCCTATAAGCAAATCATTATTTCGATGGGGGCGGGCGCTACCGCCGCATTGAGCGCGTTTGATTACTTGATTCGTCATTAG
- the ahpC gene encoding alkyl hydroperoxide reductase subunit C codes for MSLVGKKVEPFKAQAYHNGDFVEVTEQNFLGKWSIVCFYPADFTFVCPTELEDLQDHYATFKELGVEVYSVSTDTHFTHKAWHDTSPAISKIEYVMIGDPSHQLSRMFDVLDEEQGLAQRGTFIIDPDGVIQAVEINADGIGRKASTLIDKIKAAQYVRNHPGEVCPAKWQEGGETLKPSLDLVGKI; via the coding sequence ATGTCTCTCGTAGGGAAAAAAGTAGAACCGTTCAAAGCACAAGCGTATCACAACGGAGATTTTGTCGAAGTCACGGAACAAAACTTCCTCGGGAAATGGAGCATCGTTTGCTTCTATCCGGCCGACTTTACATTCGTATGCCCGACAGAGCTTGAAGACTTGCAAGACCACTATGCAACGTTCAAAGAACTTGGCGTGGAAGTGTACTCGGTTTCGACCGATACCCACTTTACTCATAAAGCATGGCATGATACATCGCCAGCCATCAGCAAAATCGAATATGTTATGATCGGCGATCCGTCGCACCAACTGTCCCGCATGTTTGACGTGCTTGACGAGGAGCAAGGGCTGGCGCAACGCGGCACGTTCATCATCGACCCGGACGGCGTCATCCAGGCGGTGGAAATTAACGCTGACGGCATCGGCCGCAAAGCCAGCACACTGATTGACAAAATCAAGGCGGCTCAATACGTTCGCAACCATCCGGGAGAAGTGTGCCCGGCAAAATGGCAAGAAGGTGGGGAAACGCTGAAGCCAAGCCTTGACCTTGTAGGGAAAATTTAA
- the dtd gene encoding D-aminoacyl-tRNA deacylase — MRAVIQRAKQAGVTVDGEVVGAIDFGLVVLLGITHGDTEADAAYLAEKIAHLRIFEDEDGKMNRSLLEVGGAVLSVSQFTLYGDCRKGRRPNFMAAAKPDRALPLYEAFNAFLREKGIHVETGVFGAMMNVTLTNDGPVTLIIDSGEKPGNE; from the coding sequence ATGAGAGCGGTCATTCAGCGGGCAAAACAGGCGGGCGTTACTGTTGACGGCGAGGTCGTTGGGGCGATCGATTTCGGGCTTGTCGTGCTTCTTGGTATCACCCACGGTGATACGGAGGCCGACGCCGCCTATTTGGCGGAGAAAATCGCCCATTTGCGCATCTTTGAAGATGAAGACGGAAAAATGAACCGCTCGTTGCTTGAGGTCGGTGGGGCGGTGCTGTCAGTGTCGCAATTCACCTTGTACGGCGACTGCCGGAAAGGGCGGCGGCCGAACTTTATGGCAGCGGCGAAACCGGATCGTGCCTTGCCGCTTTATGAGGCGTTCAACGCCTTCTTGCGCGAAAAAGGCATTCATGTTGAAACAGGCGTGTTCGGCGCCATGATGAACGTGACGCTCACAAACGACGGCCCAGTCACCTTAATCATCGACAGCGGCGAGAAACCGGGAAACGAATGA